From Cytophagia bacterium CHB2, the proteins below share one genomic window:
- a CDS encoding PorT family protein, with protein sequence MIRKCKNPQVHQSQTSMQKEDVMIKFNFLFATLLALFIALPARAQVKLGVMGGANFANLNGNDVDGSQIDFSSRTGFGLGGVLDIRLSKDISLRFTPMYLQKGGELNDTDPDLGEETFAYKIGYLEVPALLKIDFGKSSVRPYLLAGPTIGFNLSSKLDYSVPSFSEEIDAKDITESTDLALTFGAGASFPTGASVIFVESRYALGLSDIAKEGVLTLMGEDLVSGDADVQTRGFQLMAGMSFPLGSK encoded by the coding sequence ATGATCCGGAAATGCAAAAATCCACAAGTTCATCAATCTCAAACTTCAATGCAAAAGGAGGATGTCATGATCAAATTCAATTTTTTGTTCGCGACGCTTTTGGCGCTGTTTATCGCACTGCCAGCCCGTGCTCAAGTCAAGCTCGGCGTCATGGGCGGCGCGAACTTCGCCAATCTCAATGGCAATGATGTCGATGGCAGCCAGATCGATTTTTCCAGCCGCACGGGTTTTGGCCTCGGCGGAGTTCTCGATATCAGGCTCAGCAAAGATATCTCACTGCGATTTACGCCGATGTATTTGCAAAAAGGTGGGGAGTTAAACGACACCGACCCGGATTTGGGCGAAGAGACATTTGCGTACAAAATCGGTTATTTGGAAGTGCCCGCGCTCTTGAAGATCGATTTTGGCAAGAGCAGCGTTCGGCCCTATCTACTGGCCGGCCCAACCATTGGGTTCAACCTGAGCTCGAAACTAGATTACAGTGTGCCCTCATTCAGCGAAGAGATCGACGCCAAGGATATCACCGAAAGCACCGATCTCGCCCTTACTTTCGGCGCGGGAGCAAGTTTCCCGACCGGCGCTAGCGTGATTTTTGTGGAAAGTCGCTATGCCCTCGGCCTTTCGGATATTGCCAAGGAAGGCGTCCTTACTCTTATGGGTGAAGACCTCGTGTCCGGAGATGCGGACGTCCAAACGAGAGGCTTTCAGCTCATGGCCGGTATGAGCTTTCCGCTCGGCAGCAAGTAA
- a CDS encoding response regulator: MMTAIPQNVWKRLGRAMRGKALLPALIIATAWLEAHTLLAQERAIAFKHLTIDDGLSQSSVLCILQDRKGFLWFGTQDGLNKYDGYRFTVYRHEASDSTSLSENYVESIYEDRSGTLWIGTIGGGLNRFNRDTETFTAFFHDPKDPHSLSHNAILSLYEDSSGRLWIGTQGGGLNEMDRSTGRFTRYLHDPNNPGNLSNNQVWQIREDAGAPNILWLGTEVGLTRFNRDTGAFTRFVHDSNNPHTLSHNLIRAMHIDRAGTLWVGTWGGLNRFDRSTEQFTRFVHNASDPHSLGDNRIWAICEDPATSGVLWIATYGGGLNRFDSRPTPRDRGRFTRFLHNPVQASSLSDNNVKSIYTDRSGTLWIGTWNGGVNMVGSGRKQFNHFSRLDGLSHNTAQGFAVDPVASHLVWIGTWGGGLNRFNRKTGQFKHFVHDPQNPRSLSHDRVRSVLIDHAGVLWVGTDHGLNRFDRNAEEFVRFNYAPRARESHGYNTINAICEDAVSPGTLWLGTNGDGLIRHVISGGEGADPGQEAVTHFDYNPENPNGLGSGRVSSLCVDHSGTLWVGTDRGLHRFDRATGRFVRFVHDPANPNSLSHNGVLSIHESTDPQGTTTLWIGTAGGLNKLALSKGEGSNRDTQQFTHYTEQDGLPNAVIHGILEDGHGRLWLSTNKGLSRLDPSANPPAFRNYDVTDGLQSNEFGEGTGHKSSSGEMFFGGINGFNLFHPDSIKDNPYVPSVVITDFQIFNQSPKIGGKDSPLRQHISETDEIVLSYQQSVFSFEFAALDYTAPGKNRHAYKMEGFDQHWNEVGARRFATYTNLDPGDYVFRVRGSNNDGVWNETGAAIKITITPPPWKTWWAYMLYVFLGTAFLYGLRRYELNRIRLKDQVTMKQLEAEKLKELDTLKSRFFANLSHEFRTPLTLILGPVEQILSEVLDEKVRMKLRLVHANGQRLLALINQLLDLSKLESGKMQLRAAPGNPVEFLQRLTVAFAPLAERKQITLRFEAKARALELYFDRDKMEKIFSNLLSNAIKFTPEGGSVIVECGLGNAERVSAIRNPKSAIINVRDTGIGIPAEKLPHIFDRFYQANTSSTREFEGTGIGLALVKELVELHHGKISVASAEVKGATFTVRLPLGKDHLAPEEILEVSEQYSSVTGEQSSVVSDQYSVMSEGEEREAKSEGRIATSGEQSDLVLLVEDHAELRRYLRQELEPAYRVLEAADGEAGWQMAVETIPDLVICDVMMPKMNGYEFCSRLKTDEHTSHVPVILLTAKAGTDDKVAGLETGADDYLSKPFAAKELLARVKNLIAQRRKLRQRFAGTVALKPSEIAVTSIDEKFLRRLLEIVEAHLDEEDFGVVAMSREAGMSQPQLWRKIKALTGQSPNQFIRAIRLQRAKQLLEAKTGNIAEVAYAVGFSNLSYFAKCFREQFGQPPSVYKDLGGKA; this comes from the coding sequence GCACACAGGATGGACTGAACAAGTATGACGGCTACCGCTTTACGGTTTATAGACACGAGGCTTCGGATTCGACCTCGCTATCGGAAAACTACGTGGAATCGATTTATGAAGACCGTTCCGGAACGCTCTGGATTGGAACAATCGGCGGCGGACTCAATCGCTTCAATCGCGATACCGAGACCTTCACTGCTTTTTTCCACGATCCGAAAGATCCCCACAGCCTCAGCCACAACGCGATCTTGTCGCTTTATGAAGATTCCTCCGGCCGGCTCTGGATTGGGACTCAGGGCGGCGGGTTGAATGAAATGGATCGCAGCACCGGGCGGTTTACGCGTTATCTTCATGATCCCAACAACCCCGGCAACCTGAGCAATAATCAGGTCTGGCAAATCCGTGAAGACGCCGGCGCGCCAAACATACTCTGGCTCGGAACCGAAGTCGGCCTTACGCGCTTCAATCGCGATACCGGAGCATTTACCCGTTTTGTGCATGATTCCAACAATCCCCACACTCTCAGTCATAATTTGATTCGGGCAATGCACATCGATCGCGCTGGCACACTTTGGGTTGGAACATGGGGCGGTCTCAATCGCTTTGATCGCTCTACTGAGCAATTTACTCGCTTTGTCCACAACGCCAGCGATCCACACAGTCTTGGTGATAATCGGATTTGGGCCATTTGCGAAGATCCGGCTACGTCAGGTGTGCTCTGGATCGCCACGTATGGCGGCGGCCTCAACCGCTTTGATTCACGCCCGACGCCGCGCGACCGAGGGCGATTCACTCGCTTCCTGCACAACCCCGTGCAGGCTTCCAGTCTTAGCGACAACAACGTCAAGTCGATCTATACTGATCGTTCCGGCACACTCTGGATTGGAACGTGGAATGGCGGCGTCAACATGGTCGGTAGCGGCCGGAAGCAATTCAATCATTTTTCGCGATTGGACGGTCTCAGTCATAATACGGCCCAGGGATTTGCCGTCGATCCCGTTGCCTCCCACCTGGTTTGGATTGGAACCTGGGGCGGCGGCCTCAATCGCTTCAATCGCAAGACCGGCCAATTCAAGCACTTTGTTCACGATCCCCAAAATCCGCGCAGCCTCAGTCATGATCGCGTCCGCTCAGTTCTTATCGATCATGCCGGCGTCCTGTGGGTTGGAACGGATCATGGCCTCAATCGCTTTGATCGCAACGCCGAAGAGTTTGTCCGTTTTAATTACGCGCCGCGGGCGCGTGAGAGCCATGGTTATAATACCATCAACGCCATATGTGAAGATGCCGTTTCTCCGGGTACGCTTTGGCTCGGCACAAACGGCGACGGACTCATCCGGCACGTCATCAGCGGAGGTGAAGGCGCCGACCCCGGGCAAGAAGCAGTGACTCACTTTGATTACAATCCGGAAAATCCCAACGGCCTGGGCAGCGGGAGAGTCTCATCGCTTTGCGTCGATCATTCGGGCACATTGTGGGTTGGAACCGACCGCGGCCTTCATCGCTTCGATCGGGCTACCGGTCGCTTCGTCCGTTTCGTTCACGATCCTGCCAATCCCAACAGTCTCAGCCATAATGGTGTTCTGTCCATTCATGAATCCACGGACCCGCAGGGGACGACGACACTTTGGATTGGAACCGCAGGCGGCCTCAACAAACTTGCCCTGAGCAAGGGCGAAGGATCGAATCGCGACACGCAGCAGTTTACACACTATACGGAGCAGGATGGACTTCCGAATGCGGTGATTCATGGCATATTGGAAGATGGTCATGGCCGGTTATGGTTGAGCACCAACAAAGGCCTTTCCCGCTTGGATCCGTCGGCAAATCCCCCGGCTTTTCGCAACTATGACGTAACCGACGGCTTGCAAAGCAATGAGTTTGGCGAGGGCACCGGCCATAAAAGCAGCTCGGGCGAGATGTTTTTCGGAGGCATTAACGGCTTCAATCTTTTTCATCCCGACAGCATCAAAGACAATCCGTACGTTCCGTCGGTGGTGATTACCGATTTTCAAATTTTCAATCAATCTCCCAAAATCGGCGGGAAAGACTCGCCGCTGCGGCAGCATATTTCAGAAACCGATGAGATCGTTCTTTCTTACCAACAAAGTGTTTTCTCTTTTGAATTTGCTGCGCTCGATTACACGGCGCCGGGGAAAAATCGCCATGCTTATAAGATGGAGGGCTTCGATCAGCACTGGAACGAAGTCGGCGCCAGGCGTTTCGCGACCTACACGAATCTCGATCCCGGCGACTATGTATTCCGGGTACGCGGCTCCAACAACGACGGTGTGTGGAATGAAACCGGCGCTGCGATTAAAATCACCATCACGCCGCCGCCGTGGAAAACGTGGTGGGCATACATGCTTTATGTTTTTCTCGGTACGGCTTTCTTGTATGGCCTCCGCCGTTATGAATTGAATCGTATCCGCCTCAAAGACCAGGTTACAATGAAACAACTTGAAGCGGAGAAGCTCAAAGAGCTTGACACCCTGAAGTCGCGCTTTTTTGCCAATCTCTCACACGAGTTCCGGACGCCGCTGACGCTCATTCTCGGGCCGGTGGAGCAAATTCTCAGCGAAGTACTTGACGAAAAGGTGCGCATGAAACTTCGCCTCGTTCATGCCAATGGGCAGCGGCTGCTGGCGTTGATCAACCAATTGCTCGATCTTTCCAAGCTGGAAAGCGGCAAGATGCAGCTTCGCGCCGCGCCGGGCAATCCCGTGGAATTTCTGCAACGGCTCACGGTTGCCTTCGCGCCATTGGCCGAGCGCAAGCAGATCACGCTGCGCTTCGAAGCGAAAGCCCGAGCACTGGAATTGTATTTTGACCGCGACAAGATGGAAAAAATTTTCAGCAACCTGCTTTCGAACGCCATCAAGTTCACGCCGGAGGGAGGCTCTGTGATTGTGGAATGCGGATTGGGGAATGCGGAAAGGGTCTCCGCAATCCGTAATCCGAAATCCGCAATCATCAATGTGCGCGACACCGGCATCGGCATCCCCGCAGAAAAGCTGCCGCATATTTTCGATCGCTTCTATCAAGCGAATACCTCATCTACCCGCGAATTCGAAGGCACGGGCATCGGGTTGGCGCTGGTGAAAGAGCTGGTGGAATTACATCACGGCAAAATCAGTGTTGCCAGCGCGGAGGTCAAAGGCGCGACATTTACTGTGCGCCTGCCGCTCGGCAAGGATCATCTCGCGCCGGAGGAGATTTTGGAAGTCAGTGAGCAGTATTCTTCAGTAACCGGTGAACAGTCATCAGTTGTCAGTGATCAGTATTCAGTAATGAGTGAAGGCGAGGAGCGTGAAGCGAAGAGCGAAGGGCGAATAGCGACCAGCGGCGAGCAATCGGACCTCGTGCTGCTCGTCGAAGACCACGCCGAGTTGCGGCGCTATTTGCGCCAGGAATTGGAGCCGGCGTATCGCGTGCTTGAAGCTGCTGATGGCGAGGCCGGCTGGCAGATGGCGGTGGAGACGATTCCTGATCTGGTGATTTGCGACGTGATGATGCCCAAGATGAATGGCTACGAATTTTGCAGCCGTTTGAAAACCGACGAGCATACCAGCCACGTTCCGGTGATTTTGCTCACCGCCAAAGCCGGAACCGATGACAAAGTGGCAGGTTTGGAAACCGGCGCGGATGATTATCTCAGCAAGCCGTTCGCAGCCAAAGAGCTGCTGGCGCGGGTGAAGAATCTCATCGCGCAGCGGCGCAAGCTGCGGCAGCGCTTCGCCGGAACCGTGGCGCTCAAGCCGAGCGAGATCGCGGTGACTTCCATCGACGAGAAATTTCTGCGCCGGCTGCTGGAAATCGTGGAGGCGCACCTAGATGAGGAAGATTTTGGGGTCGTAGCGATGAGCCGCGAGGCCGGAATGAGCCAGCCGCAACTTTGGCGCAAAATCAAAGCGCTCACCGGACAATCGCCGAATCAATTCATTCGCGCGATTCGCTTGCAGCGCGCGAAACAATTGCTGGAAGCAAAGACCGGCAATATCGCCGAAGTGGCGTATGCGGTGGGGTTCAGCAATCTGTCCTACTTTGCCAAGTGCTTCCGCGAGCAATTTGGGCAACCGCCGTCGGTTTATAAAGATTTGGGTGGTAAGGCCTGA